The proteins below come from a single Oncorhynchus keta strain PuntledgeMale-10-30-2019 chromosome 1, Oket_V2, whole genome shotgun sequence genomic window:
- the LOC118389851 gene encoding RNA polymerase II elongation factor ELL-like: MAALKEEQCYGLSCGRVSNGSNVSVFHVKLTDSALKAFEGYQSSKGLSSQPLIRFTGSQGKISIPWSENPNELRLFTFYLSNVGRDNPQGSFDCIQQYITSEGSIQLDCLGGIQDKITVCATDDSYQKARQSMAQAEEETRSRGAIVIKPGGRYVGKKVQIRKPAPGLSDIAPSRRTSRPVIISSSAAKKSTAQQRPLRERLTHLLALKPYRKPELILRLQKDGLLPFDKDSLDSLLQQVANLNVRDNTFTLKDSLFKDIQKDWPGYTEGDQQLLKRILVRKMCQTPSTTTVAPPAEVPLPVSPPKELASSSPSQKRPAADFIDPLANKKPRISHMANKTAVPINGKQSSSNGKEGSGAVVVAPAVEGVTSSSQLPLLDIHRPFDPLSDVSNDSSHNGRDCEGQEAAAAERLSQPPVFSGPAVLSVPTLGLSSLGHSGLDGPQSKSTLPSLHGKSKKKSKKHKDKEKSKEREGRGRAREKEREGAEERVPEPKKACDITSSPENLKSSSIPHSSTDLNGMCNTSVPSSSTEMADYLSEYTVIGSSEQRQTYKNYFNTEYSEYRGLHARIEGITRQFTVLDTELKQLQQGTDKYKTIHNQILQEYRKIKKTNPNYSQEKNRCEYLHSKLSHIKKLIAKYDQQQLQNWTG, translated from the exons GGCCTGTCTTCACAACCACTGATACGATTTACTGGAAGCCAAGGG AAAATCTCAATACCGTGGTCGGAAAATCCGAATGAGCTGAGACTGTTTACTTTCTACTTGTCCAATGTGGGTAGAGACAACCCACAGGGCAGCTTTGACTGCATCCAGCAGTACATCACCAG TGAGGGGAGCATTCAGCTGGACTGCCTGGGTGGAATCCAGGACAAGATCACGGTGTGCGCCACGGACGACTCTTACCAGAAGGCCAGGCAAAGCATGGCTCAGGCAGAGGAGGAGACCCGCAGCAGGGGTGCGATCGTCATCAAGCCTGGGGGGAGATACGTGG GTAAGAAGGTGCAGATCCGGAAACCGGCACCTGGGCTGTCTGACATCGCTCCATCGCGGCGGACGTCGCGGCCTGTCATCATCTCTAGCAGTGCGGCGAAGAAGAGCACGGCGCAGCAGAGGCCCCTGAGGGAGCGCCTCACCCACCTGCTGGCCCTCAAGCCTTACAGAAAGCCTGAGCTCATCCTGCGCCTTCAGAAGGATGGCCTCTTGCCCTTTGACAAGGACTCTCTGGACAGCCTCCTGCAACAG GTGGCTAACCTAAATGTGAGAGACAACACCTTCACATTGAAGGACTCTTTGTTCAAGGACATCCAGAAGGACTGGCCAGGCTACACTGAGGGAGACCAGCAACTTCTGAAGAGGATCCTTGTTCG gaAAATGTGTCAGACTCCAAGCACCACCACAGTGGCTCCTCCAGCTGAGGTCCCACTCCCAGTGAGCCCTCCCAAAGAGCTGGCTAGCAGCTCCCCATCGCAG AAACGACCTGCTGCAGATTTCATCGATCCTCTGGCCAACAAAAAGCCCAGGATATCACACATGGCTAACAAAACAGCGGTACCAATAAATGGCAAGCAGAGTTCGTCCAATGGAAAGGAGGGGAGTGGGGCAGTGGTTGTGGCGCCAGCGGTTGAAGGCGTGACGTCCAGCTCCCAGCTCCCCCTACTTGACATCCACCGGCCCTTCGACCCACTCTCCGACGTTAGTAACGACTCCAGCCACAATGGCCGAGACTGTGAGGGCCAAGAGGCCGCTGCAGCAGAGAGACTGAGCCAGCCACCAGTCTTCTCTGGGCCTGCAGTGCTGTCCGTACCAACCCTGGGCCTCTCGTCCCTCGGACACTCCGGCCTTGATGGGCCCCAGAGCAAGAGCACCTTGCCCTCCCTGCATGGCAAGTCCAAGAAGAAGTCCAAAAAACACAAAGACAAGGAAAAGTccaaagagagggaagggagggggagagcgagagagaaggagagggaaggagcagaGGAGCGTGTTCCTGAGCCAAAAAAAGCCTGTGATATCACCTCCAGCCCTGAGAACCTGAAGAGCAGTAGTATTCCACACAGCAGCACAG ATCTCAATGGAATGTGCAACACCAGTGTTCCTTCGTCATCGACTGAGATGGCAGACTATTTATC GGAGTATACAGTGATTGGCTCTTCCGAGCAGCGTCAAACATACAAGAATTACTTTAATACTGAGTATAGTGAGTACCGGGGCCTCCACGCTCGGATAGAGGGCATCACCCGGCAGTTCACTGTGCTCGACACTGAGCTTAAGCAGCTCCAACAAGGCACAGACAAGTACAAG ACAATCCACAACCAGATACTCCAAGAGTATCGTAAAATAAAAAAG ACTAATCCAAACTATAGCCAAGAGAAGAACCGCTGTGAATATCTACACAGCAAACTGTCACATATAAAGAAACTTATAGCAAAGTATGATCAACAGCAACTTCAAAACTGGACTGGTTGa